The following are encoded in a window of Kitasatospora sp. NBC_01250 genomic DNA:
- a CDS encoding class I SAM-dependent DNA methyltransferase, whose amino-acid sequence MTEPTHLREIRASYDTVAADYADLVRDAFRNDRTGRAVLGAFADLVRAGGGGPVADVGCGPGHVTAHLHDLGVDAFGIELSPEMVAVARRDHPGLRFEVGSMTALDLPDGGLGGVLAWYSIIHTPPEVLPAVLAGFHRVLAPGGHLLLGFHVGDERRRKEEGYGHRIALDLYLLSPDRITDLAAQAGLVPQTRLITDSPRPGGAPQARLLFRKARTGE is encoded by the coding sequence GTGACCGAGCCGACCCATCTCCGCGAGATCCGGGCCTCCTACGACACCGTCGCCGCCGACTACGCCGACCTCGTGCGCGACGCCTTCCGGAACGACCGCACGGGCCGCGCGGTGCTGGGCGCCTTCGCCGACCTCGTGCGTGCCGGGGGCGGTGGCCCGGTGGCCGATGTCGGCTGCGGTCCCGGCCATGTGACGGCGCATCTGCACGACCTCGGGGTGGACGCGTTCGGCATCGAACTGTCGCCGGAGATGGTCGCGGTGGCCCGTCGGGACCACCCGGGGCTGCGGTTCGAGGTCGGCTCGATGACGGCCCTCGACCTGCCGGACGGCGGGCTCGGCGGCGTCCTGGCCTGGTACTCCATCATCCACACCCCGCCGGAGGTGCTGCCGGCGGTCCTCGCCGGGTTCCACCGGGTGCTGGCGCCCGGCGGCCACCTGCTGCTCGGCTTCCACGTCGGCGACGAGCGGCGGCGCAAGGAGGAGGGCTACGGCCACCGGATCGCGCTGGACCTCTACCTGCTGTCGCCCGACCGGATCACCGACCTGGCCGCGCAGGCGGGTCTGGTGCCGCAGACCCGGCTGATCACCGACTCGCCGCGCCCGGGCGGGGCACCGCAGGCGCGCCTGCTGTTCCGCAAGGCCCGGACCGGCGAGTAG
- a CDS encoding DNA-3-methyladenine glycosylase family protein codes for MSDLPLERVWLPGHPLDLHRTLAPLSRGPGDPACRLGGDGALWRASRTPAGPGTIRVVERYGEVRARAWGPGAAWLLERLPVLLGAEDDPAGLAPLPPGPVREAQRAHPGLRLCRTGLVLESLIPAVLEQKVTSDEAYRAWRLLLRDFGTPAPGAEADGVAAGMRVAPSAREWALIPSWAWHRAGVDPKRSATVQRAVRLAPRLEQAAGMPHAEARARLTAVPGIGEWTAAETLQRSNGDADAVSVGDFHLPNIVGWALAGRPRSDDADLLALLAPYAPHRHRVCRLIALSGLRPPRYGPRLAPNDHRRR; via the coding sequence GTGAGCGACCTCCCGCTCGAACGGGTCTGGCTCCCCGGCCACCCGCTCGACCTGCACCGCACCCTCGCCCCGCTGAGCCGGGGCCCGGGCGATCCGGCCTGCCGCCTCGGTGGTGACGGCGCCCTCTGGCGTGCCTCGCGCACCCCGGCCGGGCCGGGCACGATCCGGGTGGTCGAGCGGTACGGCGAGGTGCGGGCGCGGGCCTGGGGGCCGGGCGCGGCCTGGCTGCTGGAGCGGCTGCCGGTGCTGCTCGGCGCCGAGGACGACCCGGCGGGCCTGGCGCCGCTGCCGCCCGGGCCGGTGCGCGAGGCCCAGCGCGCCCACCCCGGGCTGCGGCTGTGCCGCACCGGCCTGGTGCTGGAGTCGCTGATCCCGGCGGTCCTGGAACAGAAGGTGACCTCCGACGAGGCCTACCGCGCCTGGCGCCTGCTGCTGCGCGACTTCGGCACCCCGGCCCCGGGCGCGGAGGCGGACGGCGTGGCCGCGGGGATGCGGGTGGCCCCCTCGGCCCGGGAGTGGGCGCTGATCCCGTCCTGGGCGTGGCACCGCGCGGGTGTCGACCCGAAGCGCTCGGCCACCGTCCAGCGCGCCGTCCGCCTGGCGCCACGGCTGGAGCAGGCCGCCGGCATGCCGCACGCCGAGGCCCGCGCGCGCCTGACCGCCGTCCCCGGCATCGGCGAGTGGACGGCCGCCGAGACCCTGCAGCGCAGCAACGGCGACGCCGACGCCGTCTCGGTCGGCGACTTCCACCTGCCCAACATCGTCGGCTGGGCGCTGGCCGGGCGCCCCCGCTCCGACGACGCCGACCTGCTGGCCCTGCTCGCCCCGTACGCGCCGCACCGCCACCGCGTCTGCCGCCTGATCGCGCTCAGCGGCCTGCGCCCGCCGCGCTACGGGCCGCGGCTGGCGCCGAACGACCACCGGCGGCGGTGA
- a CDS encoding peptidoglycan recognition protein family protein: MRISLIPLLGLGCTAALLMPASAAGAAPARTHQPTAQRTSAPRTTTLALTPLPAAAADADRAGEPGAADGGDDQGGADRTRGALTRGLDAPSTAGFALLGVSWDDPTATLHGTVEVRTHRAGAGRSAGWSAWRPLAADTEDSTGQGLEAARGPHARGATAPLWVGPSDGVQVRVHGTGELPQGLRADLVDPGRAAAVPVPVLPPQGEAASDRLHAAAHQAPRPGIVTRSGWGADESLRASGYVYTGPVKVVFVHHTDTGNGYSCADSPSVIRSIYQYHVVSNGWRDIGYNFLVDRCGTIYEGRAGGVARSVLGAHTLGFNTDSSGVAALGTYTTDSPPQAQVDGIIKIAAWKLGLAGRDAAGTATLTSASDGSRYPAGTSHTFNAISGHRDAFATDCPGDTLYARLGDIRTRAAHLQGR, from the coding sequence ATGCGCATTTCACTGATCCCCCTTCTCGGCCTCGGCTGCACCGCCGCCCTGCTCATGCCCGCGTCGGCCGCGGGTGCGGCGCCGGCCCGGACCCACCAGCCCACCGCCCAGCGGACCAGCGCCCCCCGGACCACCACCCTCGCCCTCACCCCGCTGCCCGCCGCCGCGGCGGACGCCGACCGCGCGGGCGAGCCGGGTGCCGCGGACGGCGGGGACGATCAGGGCGGCGCGGACCGTACCCGGGGTGCGCTGACGCGCGGCCTGGACGCCCCGAGCACCGCGGGCTTCGCCCTGCTCGGGGTCAGCTGGGACGACCCCACCGCCACCCTGCACGGGACCGTCGAGGTCCGCACCCACCGGGCGGGCGCCGGCCGCAGTGCCGGCTGGAGCGCCTGGCGCCCGCTCGCGGCCGACACCGAGGACAGCACCGGCCAGGGTCTGGAGGCCGCCCGCGGACCGCACGCCCGCGGCGCCACCGCGCCGCTGTGGGTCGGCCCCAGCGACGGCGTGCAGGTGCGGGTCCACGGGACCGGCGAACTGCCGCAGGGGCTGCGGGCCGACCTGGTCGACCCGGGGCGCGCGGCCGCCGTGCCCGTGCCCGTGCTGCCGCCCCAGGGCGAGGCGGCCTCCGACCGGCTGCACGCCGCCGCCCACCAGGCGCCCAGACCCGGCATCGTCACCCGGTCCGGCTGGGGCGCGGACGAGAGCCTGCGGGCGTCGGGCTACGTCTACACCGGCCCCGTGAAGGTGGTCTTCGTCCACCACACCGACACCGGCAACGGCTACAGCTGTGCCGACTCGCCCTCGGTGATCCGCTCGATCTACCAGTACCACGTGGTGAGCAACGGCTGGCGCGACATCGGCTACAACTTCCTGGTCGACCGCTGCGGCACGATCTACGAGGGCCGGGCCGGGGGAGTGGCCCGCTCGGTGCTCGGCGCGCACACCCTGGGCTTCAACACCGACTCCTCCGGCGTCGCCGCGCTCGGCACCTACACCACCGACTCGCCGCCGCAGGCCCAGGTCGACGGCATCATCAAGATCGCCGCCTGGAAGCTCGGCCTGGCCGGCCGGGACGCGGCCGGCACCGCGACCCTCACCTCCGCCAGCGACGGCAGCCGCTACCCGGCGGGCACCAGCCACACCTTCAACGCGATCTCCGGCCACCGGGACGCCTTCGCCACCGACTGCCCCGGTGACACCCTCTACGCCCGGCTCGGCGACATCCGCACCCGCGCCGCCCACCTCCAGGGGCGGTAG
- a CDS encoding TIGR03089 family protein, with translation MTAPFAADARTPAELLRAALGEDSARPLVTFYDDLSGERVELSVKTFDNWVAKTANLLQDELNAGPEDRAALLLPAHWQSAVWLLACWSVGVTALPGGDPATAELVISGPDGLEAAQACSGERVALALRPLGGRFPQRPDGFLDYAAEVPGQGDRFAPYSPVDPQAPALETAVDGLALKLTGEQTVDLAREGAARLGLERGSRVLSTLPYDSWAGLEAGLLAPLAAGASVVLCRNSAGLTEDQWAARIEAERVTLRLG, from the coding sequence ATGACTGCGCCATTCGCTGCCGACGCCCGTACCCCCGCCGAGCTGCTGCGAGCCGCCCTCGGTGAGGACTCCGCCCGTCCCCTGGTCACCTTCTACGACGATCTGTCGGGTGAGCGGGTGGAACTCTCGGTCAAGACCTTCGACAACTGGGTCGCCAAGACGGCCAATCTGCTCCAGGACGAGCTGAACGCGGGTCCGGAGGACCGCGCGGCACTGCTCCTCCCGGCGCACTGGCAGAGCGCGGTCTGGCTGCTGGCCTGCTGGTCGGTGGGCGTCACCGCACTGCCGGGCGGCGACCCGGCCACGGCCGAACTGGTGATCAGCGGACCGGACGGGCTGGAAGCCGCGCAGGCCTGTTCCGGCGAACGGGTGGCACTGGCGCTGCGTCCGCTCGGCGGCCGGTTCCCGCAGCGGCCCGACGGGTTCCTCGACTACGCGGCCGAGGTACCGGGGCAGGGCGACCGGTTCGCGCCGTACTCGCCGGTGGATCCGCAGGCCCCCGCGCTGGAGACCGCCGTGGACGGCCTGGCGCTCAAGCTGACGGGCGAGCAGACCGTGGACCTGGCCCGGGAGGGCGCCGCACGGCTGGGCCTGGAGCGCGGCTCGCGGGTGCTCAGCACGCTGCCCTACGACAGCTGGGCCGGCCTGGAGGCGGGCCTGCTGGCCCCGCTCGCGGCCGGCGCCTCGGTGGTGCTCTGCCGCAACTCCGCGGGGCTGACGGAGGATCAGTGGGCGGCCCGGATCGAGGCCGAACGAGTGACCCTGCGCCTGGGCTGA
- a CDS encoding acyltransferase, translating into MTEAVRIEASADVDPRARIGAGSAVWHLAQIREDAVVGTECVIGRGAYLGPGVLLGDRVKVQNHALLYEPAVIEDGVFIGPAAVLTNDLYPRSVGVDGRLKGAEDWLARGVTLRQGCSIGARAVLVAGVTVGRWALVAAGAVVHRDVPDFALVAGVPARKTAWVGRAGQPLRRQGVGRWRCPCTGETYAEANGRLALMV; encoded by the coding sequence ATGACGGAGGCGGTGCGTATCGAAGCCAGTGCGGACGTCGATCCGCGGGCACGGATCGGGGCGGGGAGCGCCGTGTGGCACCTCGCCCAGATCCGCGAGGACGCGGTGGTCGGCACCGAGTGCGTGATCGGGCGCGGCGCCTATCTCGGCCCCGGGGTGCTGCTGGGCGACCGGGTGAAGGTGCAGAACCACGCGCTGCTCTACGAGCCGGCCGTGATCGAGGACGGGGTGTTCATCGGCCCCGCGGCCGTGCTGACCAACGACCTCTACCCGCGCTCGGTCGGTGTCGACGGCCGCCTCAAGGGCGCCGAGGACTGGCTGGCCCGGGGCGTCACGCTGCGGCAGGGCTGCTCGATCGGGGCCCGCGCGGTGCTGGTGGCCGGGGTGACGGTCGGCCGCTGGGCGCTGGTGGCGGCCGGCGCGGTGGTGCACCGGGACGTTCCGGACTTCGCGCTGGTGGCGGGCGTCCCGGCGCGCAAGACCGCCTGGGTCGGCCGGGCCGGCCAGCCGCTGCGCCGCCAGGGCGTGGGCCGCTGGCGCTGTCCGTGCACCGGCGAGACCTACGCCGAGGCGAACGGGCGGCTGGCGCTGATGGTCTGA
- a CDS encoding glycosyltransferase family 2 protein produces the protein MAAEELPAVSVIMPVLNEERHLRTAVRRILEQEYAGAMEVVIALGPSSDRTDQIAAELAAEDSRVRTVPNPTGRTPAGLNAAIRASSHPIVVRVDGHGLLTPGYIATAVRLLGEMEAANVGGIMHAEGESEWEKAVAAAMTAKIGVGNAAFHTGGLAGPAETVYLGVFRREVLEKLGGYNEEFIRAQDWELNYRIRQDGGLIWFTPQLKVTYRPRPSVRALAKQYKDYGRWRRVVTRYHRGSVNLRYLAPPSALIAVLLGLVLGAAVHPAFFVLPAGYALGIIGGSVVEGRGLSVRARLQLPLALATMHFSWGFGFLTSPRKLAAKVIASAAPGTRPVPERTG, from the coding sequence ATGGCTGCTGAGGAGCTGCCGGCGGTCTCCGTGATCATGCCGGTGCTCAACGAGGAACGACACCTTCGCACCGCCGTGCGGCGCATCCTGGAGCAGGAGTACGCCGGGGCCATGGAGGTGGTGATCGCGCTCGGCCCGTCCAGTGACCGGACCGACCAGATCGCCGCCGAGCTGGCCGCCGAGGACTCCCGGGTGCGGACCGTGCCGAACCCCACCGGGCGCACCCCCGCCGGGCTGAACGCCGCGATCAGAGCCTCCTCCCATCCGATAGTGGTACGGGTGGACGGCCACGGGCTGCTCACGCCCGGCTACATCGCCACCGCGGTGCGCCTGCTCGGCGAGATGGAGGCGGCCAACGTCGGCGGCATCATGCACGCCGAGGGCGAGAGCGAGTGGGAGAAGGCCGTCGCCGCCGCGATGACCGCCAAGATCGGCGTGGGCAACGCCGCCTTCCACACCGGTGGCCTGGCCGGCCCCGCCGAGACCGTCTACCTGGGTGTCTTCCGGCGCGAGGTGCTGGAGAAGCTCGGCGGCTACAACGAGGAGTTCATCCGCGCCCAGGACTGGGAGCTGAACTACCGCATCCGCCAGGACGGCGGCCTGATCTGGTTCACCCCGCAGCTGAAGGTCACCTACCGCCCGCGCCCCAGCGTGCGCGCGCTGGCCAAGCAGTACAAGGACTACGGCCGCTGGCGCCGGGTGGTCACCCGCTACCACCGCGGCTCGGTCAACCTGCGCTACCTGGCCCCGCCGAGCGCGCTGATCGCGGTGCTGCTCGGGCTGGTGCTGGGAGCTGCCGTGCACCCCGCCTTCTTCGTCCTGCCGGCCGGCTACGCGCTCGGGATCATCGGCGGCTCGGTGGTGGAGGGCCGCGGCCTGTCCGTCCGGGCGCGGCTGCAGCTCCCGCTGGCGCTGGCCACCATGCACTTCAGCTGGGGCTTCGGCTTCCTCACCTCACCGCGCAAGCTGGCCGCCAAGGTGATCGCCAGCGCGGCGCCCGGTACCCGGCCCGTACCGGAACGTACCGGCTGA
- a CDS encoding ABC transporter permease has product MLLKTSLRSFVAHKGRMVLSLIAVVLSVAFVSGTLVFSNTATSTFDKLFDATASDLSISQAPPKGGDEAQQNGGRTLTVPATAVARLAGQPGVKTADGQVSVQTGTLVNPKTNKAIGPTSGAPTIVGAWVPGPHPAMTITSGGAPAGSGQLMIDADTAKHAGLHPGDPIRVIGDLGTFDYTISGIATFNGTNPGAALAFLDVPTAQHDLLGDAASFTSIDVYGDGSRSDDQLKSEAVAALGNGYQFKTAAEQKADNQKGVGSFLDFMKYVMLGFAGVSLLVGAFLIINTFSMLVAQRTREIGLLRALGGSRRQVNRSVLIEALLLGVLGSTLGMLAGLGLALLLIQLMKAVGMNLSSSLVIGANVPVASYLVGIVITVLAAWIPARRAGKVSPMAALRDHGTPSEGAANKIRTALGLLITAAGGALLAAGAGAKALGTGGSELGLGLVLTLLGFVVLGPLLAGVVIRVLGVALPALFGPAGRLAQRNALRNPRRTGATAAALMIGLALVTGASVVTNSMVSSTSSQIDKSVGADYIVTVNHGGLTTAMVDAAKGTPGLSHVTEQRELPATLTTPAGKQLDELVSAVSPTFTQDFSLPVASGSTEGLASGGISVDANFAKDNDLKAGDKLAVDYGKGRTQTLPIAVVTTTGNTIFDRHFFATIDTVAQAVPLDQQPSDVAVFGKAAPGADVEKTLTALQDSLTAYPQVSVQDQAGYKKIVQKSVDTLLYLVYGLLGLAITVAVLGVVNTLALSVVERTREIGLLRAIGLSRRQLRRMIRLESVVIAVFGAVLGTGLGLAWGVTAQRVLRNSGLNELSVPVGTIVVVLLLSAVVGLLAALLPAFRAGRMNVLAAIATD; this is encoded by the coding sequence ATGCTGCTCAAAACCTCACTGCGGAGCTTCGTGGCCCACAAGGGCCGGATGGTGCTCTCGCTGATCGCCGTCGTCCTCTCGGTCGCCTTCGTCTCCGGCACCCTGGTCTTCTCCAACACCGCCACCAGCACCTTCGACAAACTCTTCGACGCCACCGCCTCCGACCTCTCGATCAGCCAGGCGCCGCCCAAGGGCGGTGACGAGGCCCAGCAGAACGGCGGCAGGACGCTGACCGTCCCCGCCACCGCCGTGGCGCGACTGGCCGGTCAGCCCGGCGTCAAGACCGCCGACGGCCAGGTCTCGGTGCAGACCGGCACCCTGGTCAACCCGAAGACCAACAAGGCGATCGGCCCCACCAGCGGCGCCCCGACCATCGTCGGCGCCTGGGTGCCCGGTCCGCATCCGGCGATGACCATCACCTCCGGCGGCGCGCCGGCCGGGTCCGGTCAGCTGATGATCGACGCGGACACCGCCAAGCACGCGGGCCTGCACCCGGGCGACCCGATCCGGGTGATCGGCGACCTGGGCACCTTCGACTACACGATCTCCGGCATCGCCACCTTCAACGGCACCAACCCCGGTGCCGCGCTGGCCTTCCTGGACGTTCCCACCGCCCAGCACGACCTGCTGGGCGACGCCGCCAGCTTCACCTCCATCGACGTCTACGGCGACGGCAGCCGGAGTGACGACCAGCTGAAGTCGGAGGCGGTCGCCGCGCTCGGCAACGGCTACCAGTTCAAGACCGCCGCCGAGCAGAAGGCCGACAACCAGAAGGGCGTCGGGTCCTTCCTCGACTTCATGAAGTACGTGATGCTCGGCTTCGCCGGGGTCTCGCTGCTGGTCGGTGCCTTCCTGATCATCAACACCTTCTCGATGCTGGTCGCCCAGCGCACCCGCGAGATCGGTCTGCTGCGCGCACTCGGCGGCAGCCGCCGCCAGGTCAACCGCTCGGTGCTGATCGAGGCGCTGCTGCTCGGCGTGCTCGGCTCCACCCTGGGCATGCTGGCGGGCCTGGGCCTCGCGCTGCTGCTGATCCAGCTGATGAAGGCGGTGGGGATGAACCTGTCCTCCTCGCTGGTGATCGGCGCCAACGTGCCGGTCGCCTCGTACCTGGTCGGCATCGTGATCACCGTGCTGGCCGCCTGGATCCCGGCCCGCCGGGCCGGCAAGGTCTCGCCGATGGCCGCGCTGCGCGACCACGGGACGCCGAGCGAGGGCGCCGCCAACAAGATCCGGACGGCCCTCGGCCTGCTGATCACCGCCGCCGGCGGCGCGCTGCTGGCCGCCGGGGCCGGTGCCAAGGCACTCGGCACCGGCGGCAGCGAGCTGGGCCTGGGCCTGGTGCTGACCCTGCTCGGCTTCGTGGTGCTCGGCCCGCTGCTGGCCGGCGTGGTGATCCGGGTGCTCGGTGTCGCGCTGCCGGCCCTGTTCGGCCCGGCCGGGCGGCTGGCCCAGCGCAACGCGCTGCGCAACCCGCGCCGCACCGGTGCCACCGCCGCCGCGCTGATGATCGGCCTGGCGCTGGTCACCGGTGCCTCGGTGGTCACCAACTCGATGGTCAGCTCCACCAGCTCGCAGATCGACAAGTCGGTGGGCGCGGACTACATCGTCACGGTCAACCACGGCGGCCTGACCACCGCCATGGTCGACGCGGCCAAGGGCACCCCGGGGCTGTCGCACGTCACCGAGCAGCGCGAGCTCCCGGCCACCCTGACCACTCCGGCCGGCAAGCAACTGGACGAGTTGGTCTCGGCCGTCTCGCCCACCTTCACCCAGGACTTCTCGCTGCCGGTCGCCTCCGGCAGCACCGAGGGCCTGGCCAGTGGCGGGATCTCGGTCGACGCGAACTTCGCCAAGGACAACGACCTGAAGGCCGGCGACAAGCTGGCGGTCGACTACGGCAAGGGCCGCACCCAGACCCTGCCGATCGCGGTGGTCACCACCACCGGCAACACCATCTTCGACCGCCACTTCTTCGCCACCATCGACACCGTCGCCCAGGCGGTCCCGCTGGACCAGCAGCCCAGCGACGTGGCCGTCTTCGGCAAGGCCGCCCCCGGGGCGGACGTCGAGAAGACCCTGACCGCCCTGCAGGACTCGCTGACCGCCTACCCGCAGGTCTCGGTGCAGGACCAGGCCGGCTACAAGAAGATCGTCCAGAAGAGCGTGGACACCCTGCTGTACCTGGTCTACGGCCTGCTCGGGCTGGCGATCACCGTCGCGGTGCTCGGCGTGGTCAACACGCTGGCGCTCTCGGTGGTCGAGCGGACCAGGGAGATCGGCCTGCTGCGGGCGATCGGCCTGTCCCGCCGTCAGCTGCGCCGGATGATCCGCCTGGAATCGGTGGTGATCGCGGTCTTCGGCGCGGTCCTGGGCACCGGCCTCGGCCTGGCCTGGGGCGTCACCGCCCAGCGGGTGCTGCGCAACTCCGGACTGAACGAGCTGTCGGTCCCGGTGGGCACCATCGTGGTGGTCCTGCTGCTCTCCGCCGTGGTCGGCCTGCTGGCCGCGCTGCTGCCGGCCTTCCGGGCCGGGCGGATGAACGTGCTGGCGGCCATCGCCACCGACTGA
- a CDS encoding ABC transporter ATP-binding protein, with product MTTASAAVQTSENPGGRPTSAASARQVTKAYGAGETRVTALDAVDVDIERGRFTAIMGPSGSGKSTLMHCLAGLDTVSQGRIWIGDTEVTGLKDKQLTRLRRDKIGFIFQAFNLLPTLNALENITLPMDIAGRKPDQAWLDQVVSTVGLGERLKHRPTQLSGGQQQRVAVARALAARPEIIFGDEPTGNLDSRSGSEVLTFLRRSVDELAQTIVMVTHDPVAASYADRVLFLADGRIVDEMHAPTADSVLERMRRFDGKRTS from the coding sequence GTGACGACTGCATCTGCAGCCGTGCAGACTTCCGAGAACCCGGGCGGCCGGCCCACGAGCGCCGCCAGCGCGCGGCAGGTGACCAAGGCCTACGGCGCGGGCGAGACCCGGGTCACCGCCCTGGACGCGGTGGACGTGGACATCGAGCGCGGCCGGTTCACGGCGATCATGGGGCCCTCCGGCTCCGGCAAGTCCACGCTGATGCACTGCCTGGCCGGTCTCGACACGGTCAGCCAGGGGCGGATCTGGATCGGTGACACCGAGGTCACCGGGCTGAAGGACAAGCAGCTCACCCGCCTGCGGCGGGACAAGATCGGCTTCATCTTCCAGGCCTTCAACCTGCTTCCGACGCTCAACGCGCTGGAGAACATCACCCTCCCGATGGACATAGCCGGGCGCAAGCCCGACCAGGCCTGGCTCGACCAGGTCGTCAGCACCGTCGGTCTGGGCGAGCGCCTCAAGCACCGGCCGACCCAGCTCTCCGGCGGCCAGCAGCAGCGCGTCGCGGTGGCCCGGGCCCTGGCCGCCCGGCCGGAGATCATCTTCGGTGACGAGCCCACCGGAAACCTCGACTCCCGCTCCGGCTCCGAGGTCCTGACCTTCCTGCGACGCTCGGTGGACGAGCTGGCGCAGACCATCGTGATGGTCACCCACGACCCGGTGGCCGCGAGCTACGCGGACCGGGTGCTCTTCCTGGCCGACGGCCGCATCGTCGACGAGATGCACGCCCCGACCGCCGACTCCGTCCTCGAGCGCATGCGCCGTTTCGACGGCAAGCGCACCAGCTGA
- the ssuE gene encoding NADPH-dependent FMN reductase yields the protein MATVLAVSGSPSPTSRTTRLLRHVGAHLAAEGHRVLPLDVRELPAEPLLAGDTRHPEIARALELVEGADGLVIGTPVYKAAYSGLLKALLDVLPQYALAGKTVLPLATGGSTAHVLAVDYALRPVLSSMGASHITQGWFVLDRHISVREDGVTVVERETDVLLRPVVDAFAAALRPRAEPALLARP from the coding sequence ATGGCCACCGTCCTCGCCGTCTCCGGCTCCCCGTCCCCGACCTCCCGCACCACCCGCCTGCTGCGCCACGTCGGCGCCCACCTCGCCGCCGAGGGGCACCGGGTGCTGCCGCTCGACGTCCGCGAGCTGCCCGCCGAGCCGCTGCTGGCCGGCGACACCCGGCATCCGGAGATAGCCCGCGCCCTGGAGCTGGTCGAGGGGGCGGACGGCCTGGTGATCGGCACGCCCGTCTACAAGGCCGCCTACTCCGGCCTGCTGAAGGCCCTGCTGGACGTGCTGCCGCAGTACGCGCTGGCCGGCAAGACCGTGCTCCCGCTGGCCACCGGCGGCTCCACGGCCCACGTGCTGGCCGTGGACTACGCGCTGCGCCCGGTGCTCTCCTCGATGGGCGCGAGCCACATCACCCAGGGCTGGTTCGTGCTGGACCGGCACATCTCGGTGCGCGAGGACGGCGTCACGGTGGTCGAGCGCGAGACCGACGTGCTGCTGCGCCCGGTGGTCGACGCGTTCGCCGCCGCGCTGCGCCCGCGGGCCGAGCCGGCGCTGCTCGCGCGCCCCTGA
- a CDS encoding putative leader peptide gives MRTMDQSPSLTRRRHVDLQRVSGSLCRPRARG, from the coding sequence ATGAGAACCATGGACCAGAGCCCGAGTCTCACGCGTCGGCGGCACGTCGACCTGCAGCGTGTCTCCGGCTCGCTCTGTCGTCCCCGTGCCCGCGGCTGA
- a CDS encoding LCP family protein: MNTWQQGRPSGGGSGYGGQDGAAGGGAEPPLPPGLSPRAPGAPAGRRPPAPRPAQAQQSGQRPPQVPGQPLRQPAGPAGPGGAGGPGGPVPQARKRWPRRRKIKYAVLGVVLAVLVTGVGTYFWADSKLQHQNVLADYPGRPAAGKGSNWLIVGSDSRDGLTAAQKQDMHTGSDDGKRSDSMMILHIGDHGNTLMSIPRDSWVPIPAHQDTSGSGRTIAATTSKINSAFNNGGGELLVRTVELNTGIHIDHYAEVGFAGFVGIVDAVGGVHMCIDKDIQDTDSGLNLKAGCQTLNGTQSLAFVRQRHQMADQDLGRMRNQQKFLSALAHQAASPATLLNPFELYPLIGSGLDTLIVDNNTGLTDLATLFEAMRTVSSGDGKSITIPIGNADYHTSTGESAVKWDPAKSKQVFDAIKNDTAVPAF; encoded by the coding sequence ATGAACACGTGGCAGCAGGGCCGCCCGAGCGGCGGTGGCAGTGGGTACGGCGGCCAAGACGGTGCGGCCGGTGGCGGCGCCGAGCCGCCGCTGCCGCCCGGTCTCTCGCCGCGCGCCCCGGGCGCACCCGCCGGACGGCGCCCGCCGGCGCCCCGGCCCGCCCAGGCCCAGCAGTCCGGGCAGCGCCCGCCCCAGGTGCCGGGGCAGCCGCTGCGGCAGCCCGCCGGACCGGCCGGTCCCGGTGGCGCCGGCGGCCCGGGCGGCCCGGTGCCGCAGGCCCGCAAGCGCTGGCCGCGCCGCCGCAAGATCAAGTACGCCGTGCTCGGGGTGGTGCTGGCGGTGCTGGTCACCGGTGTGGGCACCTACTTCTGGGCCGACTCGAAGCTGCAGCACCAGAACGTGCTCGCCGACTACCCGGGGCGCCCGGCGGCGGGCAAGGGCTCCAACTGGCTGATCGTCGGCTCGGACAGCCGGGACGGTCTGACCGCCGCGCAGAAGCAGGACATGCACACCGGCTCGGACGACGGCAAGCGCAGCGACTCGATGATGATCCTGCACATCGGCGACCACGGGAACACGCTGATGAGCATCCCGCGTGACTCCTGGGTGCCGATCCCGGCCCACCAGGACACCTCGGGCAGCGGCCGGACCATCGCCGCCACCACCTCCAAGATCAACTCGGCCTTCAACAACGGCGGCGGCGAACTGCTGGTGCGCACCGTGGAGTTGAACACCGGCATCCACATCGACCACTACGCCGAGGTGGGCTTCGCCGGGTTCGTCGGCATCGTGGACGCGGTGGGCGGCGTGCACATGTGCATCGACAAGGACATCCAGGACACCGACTCCGGGCTGAACCTGAAGGCCGGCTGCCAGACCCTGAACGGGACGCAGTCGCTGGCCTTCGTGCGCCAGCGCCACCAGATGGCCGACCAGGACCTGGGCCGGATGCGCAACCAGCAGAAGTTCCTCTCCGCGCTGGCCCACCAGGCGGCCTCGCCGGCCACGCTGCTCAACCCCTTCGAGCTCTACCCGCTGATCGGCTCGGGCCTGGACACCCTGATCGTCGACAACAACACCGGCCTGACCGACCTGGCCACCCTCTTCGAGGCGATGCGCACGGTCAGCAGCGGCGACGGCAAGAGCATCACGATCCCGATCGGCAACGCGGACTACCACACCAGCACCGGCGAGTCGGCGGTCAAGTGGGACCCGGCCAAGTCCAAGCAGGTCTTCGACGCGATCAAGAACGACACCGCGGTGCCGGCCTTCTGA